Proteins found in one Streptomyces sp. CB09001 genomic segment:
- a CDS encoding aminoglycoside phosphotransferase family protein encodes MAFEPPRRLVRAFGETAPEGDDWLAKLPEVAGRAVAQRELAVERVQVPGGRSSLVVLVRTAEGAPAVLKLAPRRARPESERAALVHWGGLGAVQVREEGAEEGVLLLERLHPDVSVRSLPEAKALLEAAGTLRRLWVEPPASHPFETVAERTGRQAEAMRAGAAADAEVAPLVDAALAARAELLAGPSEQRLLHGTFRQSKVLAGDRMPWLAVGPDPVVGESAFDLARLVRDRVEDLIAQPSGASTTRRRIKRLAESLEVDQERLRGWTLFRAVESGVRARRVGRERDAELLLEFAGWL; translated from the coding sequence ATGGCTTTCGAACCGCCGCGGCGTTTGGTCAGGGCGTTCGGCGAGACGGCGCCGGAGGGTGACGACTGGTTGGCCAAGCTGCCCGAAGTGGCGGGGCGGGCGGTGGCGCAGCGCGAGTTGGCGGTGGAGCGGGTGCAGGTGCCCGGGGGGCGCAGCAGCCTGGTGGTGCTGGTGCGGACGGCCGAGGGGGCGCCGGCGGTGCTGAAGCTCGCCCCGCGCCGGGCGCGGCCGGAGAGCGAGCGGGCCGCGCTCGTGCACTGGGGCGGTCTGGGTGCCGTGCAGGTGCGGGAGGAGGGGGCCGAGGAGGGCGTGCTGCTGCTCGAGCGGCTGCATCCGGACGTGTCGGTGCGGTCGTTGCCGGAGGCGAAGGCGTTGTTGGAGGCCGCGGGGACGCTGCGGCGGCTGTGGGTGGAGCCGCCCGCCTCTCATCCGTTCGAGACGGTGGCCGAGCGGACCGGGCGGCAGGCGGAGGCGATGCGGGCGGGAGCGGCGGCGGATGCCGAGGTGGCGCCGTTGGTGGACGCGGCGCTCGCGGCGCGGGCGGAACTGTTGGCCGGGCCGTCGGAGCAGCGGCTGCTGCACGGGACGTTCCGGCAGAGCAAGGTACTCGCCGGGGATCGGATGCCATGGCTGGCGGTGGGGCCCGATCCGGTGGTCGGGGAGAGTGCGTTCGATCTGGCGCGGCTGGTGCGGGACCGGGTGGAGGATCTGATCGCCCAGCCGTCGGGGGCGTCGACGACTCGGCGGCGGATCAAGCGGCTCGCGGAGTCGCTTGAGGTCGATCAGGAGCGGCTGCGCGGGTGGACGCTGTTCCGGGCGGTGGAGTCGGGGGTGCGGGCCCGGCGGGTGGGGCGTGAGCGGGACGCGGAGCTGTTGTTGGAGTTCGCGGGCTGGTTGTGA
- a CDS encoding GNAT family N-acetyltransferase: MLTQTTSRVLEPSDLDAALAILDRDPVANAFVTARVQIAGLDPWRLGGEMWGWYEHGMLTSLCYAGANLVPICATPRAVRAFADRARRAGRRCSSIVGPAGPTAQLWRLLEPGWGPAREVRTHQPLMVADRLPDDLAPDPYVRRVRKDEVDRIMPACVAMFTEEVGISPMAGDGGLLYQARVAELVGTGRSFARFDADGRVVFKAEIGAATDRACQIQGVWVAPEYRGKGLAAPGMAAVLRYALADIAPVASLYVNDFNTAARRTYLRVGFQEVGAFMSVLF; encoded by the coding sequence GTGTTGACGCAGACCACCTCCCGCGTGCTCGAACCGAGCGACCTGGACGCCGCGCTCGCCATCCTCGACCGCGACCCGGTCGCGAACGCCTTCGTGACCGCCCGCGTCCAGATCGCCGGTCTCGACCCGTGGCGCCTCGGCGGCGAGATGTGGGGCTGGTACGAGCACGGCATGCTCACCTCCCTGTGCTACGCGGGCGCCAACCTCGTGCCCATCTGCGCCACCCCGCGCGCCGTCCGCGCCTTCGCCGACCGCGCCCGCCGGGCCGGCCGCCGCTGCTCATCGATCGTCGGCCCGGCCGGTCCGACCGCCCAGCTGTGGCGGCTGCTCGAACCGGGCTGGGGACCGGCCCGCGAGGTCCGCACCCACCAACCCCTCATGGTCGCCGACCGCCTCCCCGACGACCTCGCCCCGGACCCCTATGTCCGCCGCGTCCGCAAGGACGAGGTGGACCGGATCATGCCGGCCTGCGTGGCGATGTTCACCGAGGAGGTCGGCATCTCCCCGATGGCCGGCGACGGCGGCCTGCTCTACCAGGCCCGGGTCGCCGAACTCGTCGGCACCGGCCGCTCCTTCGCCCGCTTCGACGCCGACGGCAGGGTCGTCTTCAAGGCCGAGATCGGCGCCGCCACCGACCGCGCCTGCCAGATCCAGGGCGTGTGGGTGGCCCCCGAGTACCGCGGGAAGGGCCTGGCCGCCCCCGGCATGGCGGCGGTCCTGCGCTACGCCCTCGCGGACATCGCCCCGGTGGCGAGCCTCTACGTGAACGACTTCAACACCGCGGCGCGACGGACGTACCTCCGGGTCGGTTTCCAAGAGGTGGGCGCCTTCATGAGCGTCCTGTTCTGA
- a CDS encoding site-2 protease family protein, with protein MFILGIVLFAVGLLFSIAWHELGHLSTAKMFGIRVPQYMVGFGPTLFSRKKGDTEYGVKAIPFGGYIRMIGMFPPGPDGRMEARSTSPWRGMIEDARSAAFEELQPGDEKRLFYTRKPWKRVIVMFAGPFMNLILAVVLFLTVLMGFGISQQTTTVSSVSQCVISQSENRDDCAKSDPASPAAAAGLRAGDKILAFDGVRTDDWDRLSDLIRANPGEDVPVVVERKGEEITLHATIATNKVAKKDSNGQIVQGEYVTAGFLGFSSATGVVKQDFGQSVTWMGDRIGDAVDNLAALPAKIPALWDAAFGDGPREADSPMGVVGAARVGGEIATLDIPPTQQLAMFVMLVAGFNLSLFLFNMLPLLPLDGGHIAGALWESLRRGTAKVLRRPDPGPFDVAKLMPVAYVVAGVFVCFTLLVLVADVVNPVRIT; from the coding sequence ATGTTCATCCTCGGCATAGTCCTCTTCGCCGTCGGTCTGCTCTTCTCCATCGCCTGGCACGAGCTGGGCCACCTGTCCACGGCCAAGATGTTCGGCATCCGGGTGCCGCAGTACATGGTGGGCTTCGGACCGACGCTCTTCTCCAGGAAGAAGGGCGACACCGAGTACGGGGTCAAGGCCATCCCCTTCGGCGGCTACATCCGCATGATCGGCATGTTCCCGCCCGGCCCCGACGGCCGCATGGAGGCACGCTCCACCTCGCCCTGGCGCGGGATGATAGAGGACGCCCGCTCGGCCGCCTTCGAGGAACTGCAGCCCGGTGACGAGAAGCGCCTCTTCTACACGCGCAAGCCGTGGAAGCGCGTCATCGTGATGTTCGCCGGCCCGTTCATGAACCTGATCCTCGCCGTGGTGCTCTTCCTCACGGTGCTGATGGGCTTCGGTATCTCCCAGCAGACCACCACCGTCAGCTCGGTCTCCCAGTGCGTCATCTCGCAGAGCGAGAACCGCGACGACTGCGCCAAGTCCGACCCGGCCTCCCCGGCCGCGGCGGCGGGCCTGCGGGCCGGGGACAAGATCCTCGCCTTCGACGGCGTACGCACCGACGACTGGGACAGGCTGTCCGACCTGATCCGCGCCAACCCGGGCGAGGACGTGCCGGTCGTCGTCGAGCGCAAGGGCGAGGAGATCACCCTCCACGCGACCATCGCCACCAACAAGGTTGCCAAGAAGGACTCCAACGGACAGATCGTCCAGGGCGAGTACGTCACCGCGGGATTCCTCGGCTTCAGCTCCGCCACCGGCGTGGTGAAACAGGACTTCGGCCAGTCCGTGACCTGGATGGGCGACCGGATCGGCGACGCCGTCGACAACCTCGCCGCCCTGCCCGCCAAGATCCCCGCCCTGTGGGACGCGGCCTTCGGCGACGGACCCCGCGAGGCCGACTCCCCGATGGGCGTCGTCGGCGCGGCCCGCGTCGGCGGCGAGATCGCCACCCTCGACATCCCGCCCACCCAGCAGCTCGCCATGTTCGTCATGCTGGTGGCCGGCTTCAACCTCTCCCTGTTCCTCTTCAACATGCTTCCGCTGCTGCCGCTCGACGGCGGCCACATCGCGGGCGCCCTGTGGGAGTCGCTGCGCCGCGGTACGGCGAAGGTGCTGCGCAGGCCCGACCCCGGGCCCTTCGACGTGGCGAAGCTGATGCCGGTGGCCTACGTGGTGGCGGGCGTCTTCGTCTGCTTCACGCTGCTCGTGCTGGTGGCGGACGTCGTCAACCCGGTCCGCATAACCTGA
- a CDS encoding proline--tRNA ligase, with the protein MANAPVQRMSKLMAKTLRDDPADAEVLSHKLLVRAGYVRRTAAGLWSWLPLGKKVLGNIERIVREEMDAIGAQEVQLPALLPREPYEATGRWEEYGPELFRLQDRKGGDYLLGPTHEEIFTLLVKDQASSYKDLPVILYQIQNKYRDEARPRAGILRGREFLMKDSYSFDVADEGLAESYALHRAAYQRIFERLGLDYRIVAATAGAMGGSKSEEFLAPAEAGEDTFADCPNCDYAANTEAITYTLTRTDATGTPAAEDIATPDTPTIETLAASLGVEASATLKNLLVKVDGEIVAVGVPGDREVDMDKVEAHFAPAAVELVTAEDFVGRPDLVRGYVGPQGLGEKVTYIADPRVAPGTAWITGANKADTHAKNVVAGRDFEVDTYVDVVVVREGDPCPNCGTGLRLDRAIEIGHIFQLGRKYADALKLDVLGQNGKPARVTMGSYGIGVSRAVAALAEQHADDKGLVWSKEVAPADVHVVAAGKALQTELALEVSDKLAAAGVRVLVDDRAGVSPGVKFTDAELIGVPQILVAGRRSAEGVVELKDRRTGEREEVTVEEALTRLTS; encoded by the coding sequence ATGGCCAACGCACCGGTCCAGCGCATGTCGAAGTTGATGGCGAAGACGCTGCGCGACGACCCGGCGGACGCCGAGGTCCTCAGCCACAAGCTGCTGGTCCGCGCCGGCTACGTGCGCCGCACCGCCGCCGGCCTGTGGAGCTGGCTGCCGCTCGGCAAGAAGGTCCTCGGCAACATCGAGCGCATCGTCCGCGAGGAGATGGACGCCATCGGCGCCCAGGAAGTCCAGCTCCCCGCCCTGCTGCCGCGCGAGCCGTACGAGGCCACCGGCCGCTGGGAGGAGTACGGCCCCGAACTCTTCCGCCTCCAGGACCGCAAGGGCGGCGACTACCTCCTCGGCCCCACCCACGAGGAGATCTTCACCCTCCTCGTCAAGGACCAGGCATCCTCCTACAAGGACCTGCCGGTCATCCTCTACCAGATCCAGAACAAGTACCGCGACGAGGCCCGTCCCCGGGCCGGCATCCTGCGGGGCCGCGAGTTCCTCATGAAGGACTCCTACTCCTTCGACGTGGCCGACGAGGGCCTCGCCGAGTCCTACGCCCTGCACCGCGCCGCCTACCAGCGCATCTTCGAACGCCTGGGCCTCGACTACCGCATCGTCGCGGCCACCGCCGGCGCCATGGGCGGCTCCAAGTCCGAGGAGTTCCTGGCCCCCGCGGAGGCCGGCGAGGACACCTTCGCGGACTGCCCGAACTGCGACTACGCCGCCAATACCGAGGCGATCACCTACACCCTCACCCGCACGGACGCCACCGGCACCCCCGCGGCCGAGGACATCGCGACCCCCGACACCCCCACCATCGAGACCCTGGCCGCCTCCCTCGGCGTCGAGGCCTCCGCCACGCTCAAGAACCTCCTGGTCAAGGTGGACGGCGAGATCGTCGCCGTGGGCGTCCCCGGCGACCGCGAGGTCGACATGGACAAGGTCGAGGCCCACTTCGCGCCGGCCGCCGTCGAACTGGTCACCGCCGAGGACTTCGTCGGCCGCCCCGACCTGGTCCGCGGCTACGTCGGCCCGCAGGGCCTGGGCGAGAAGGTCACATACATCGCCGACCCCCGGGTCGCGCCGGGCACCGCGTGGATCACGGGCGCCAACAAGGCCGACACCCACGCCAAGAACGTCGTGGCGGGCCGCGACTTCGAGGTCGACACCTACGTCGACGTCGTGGTCGTCCGCGAGGGCGACCCCTGCCCCAACTGCGGCACCGGCCTCAGGCTGGACCGCGCCATCGAGATCGGCCACATCTTCCAGCTGGGCCGCAAGTACGCCGACGCCCTCAAGCTCGACGTCCTCGGTCAGAACGGCAAGCCGGCCCGCGTCACCATGGGCTCCTACGGCATCGGCGTCTCCCGCGCGGTGGCCGCCCTCGCCGAACAGCACGCCGACGACAAGGGCCTCGTCTGGTCCAAGGAGGTCGCCCCGGCCGACGTCCACGTGGTCGCCGCGGGCAAGGCGCTGCAGACCGAGCTGGCCCTGGAGGTCTCCGACAAGCTGGCCGCGGCCGGCGTCCGCGTCCTGGTGGACGACCGGGCGGGAGTCTCTCCCGGCGTGAAGTTCACCGACGCCGAACTCATCGGCGTCCCCCAGATCCTGGTGGCCGGCCGCCGCTCCGCCGAGGGCGTCGTCGAACTGAAGGACCGCCGCACGGGCGAGCGCGAGGAAGTAACGGTCGAGGAGGCCCTCACCCGCCTCACGAGCTGA
- the dxr gene encoding 1-deoxy-D-xylulose-5-phosphate reductoisomerase: MSDSPAPLADPHLVYDPVAGDGPKDVVILGSTGSIGTQAIDLVLRNPDRFRVTALSANGGRVALLAEQAYRLKARTVAVAREDVVPALREALTAQYGTGEPLPEILAGPEAATRLAASDCHTVLNGITGSIGLAPTLAALEAGRTLALANKESLIVGGPLVKALAKPGQIIPVDSEHAALFQALAAGTRADVRKLVVTASGGPFRGRTRDELAAVTVEDALAHPTWAMGPVITINSATLVNKGLEVIEAHLLYDIPFDRIEVVVHPQSYVHSMVEYTDGSTLAHATPPDMGGPIAVGLGWPERVPDAAPAFDWSKASTWEFFPLDNEAFPSVDLARHVGRLAGTAPAVFNAANEECVEAFRSGALPFLGIMETVTRVVEEHGSPGTGTSLTVADVLEAETWARARARQLAAQTAEARA, encoded by the coding sequence ATGAGCGACAGTCCAGCCCCCCTCGCCGACCCCCACCTCGTCTACGACCCGGTGGCGGGCGACGGCCCGAAGGACGTGGTGATCCTCGGGTCCACCGGGTCGATCGGGACCCAGGCCATCGACCTCGTGCTGCGCAACCCGGACCGCTTCCGGGTCACCGCCCTGTCCGCCAACGGCGGCCGGGTCGCCCTCCTCGCCGAGCAGGCGTACCGGCTGAAGGCGCGGACCGTCGCCGTCGCCCGCGAGGACGTCGTACCGGCGCTCCGGGAGGCGCTCACCGCCCAGTACGGGACGGGCGAGCCGCTCCCCGAGATCCTCGCCGGACCGGAGGCGGCCACCCGGCTCGCCGCCTCCGACTGCCACACCGTGCTCAACGGCATCACCGGCTCCATCGGACTCGCGCCCACCCTCGCCGCCCTGGAGGCGGGCCGCACCCTCGCGCTGGCCAACAAGGAGTCGCTCATCGTCGGCGGCCCGCTGGTCAAGGCGCTGGCCAAGCCGGGCCAGATCATCCCGGTCGACTCCGAGCACGCCGCCCTCTTCCAGGCGCTGGCCGCCGGCACCCGCGCCGACGTGCGCAAGCTGGTCGTCACCGCGTCCGGCGGCCCGTTCCGGGGCCGTACCAGGGACGAGCTGGCGGCGGTCACCGTCGAGGACGCGCTCGCCCACCCCACCTGGGCCATGGGCCCGGTGATCACGATCAACTCCGCGACCCTCGTCAACAAGGGCCTGGAGGTGATCGAGGCCCACCTGCTCTACGACATTCCCTTCGACCGCATTGAGGTGGTCGTGCACCCGCAGTCGTATGTCCACTCGATGGTTGAGTACACGGACGGATCGACGCTGGCCCACGCCACGCCCCCCGACATGGGCGGGCCCATCGCCGTGGGCCTCGGCTGGCCCGAACGCGTCCCCGACGCAGCGCCCGCCTTCGACTGGAGCAAGGCCTCGACCTGGGAGTTCTTCCCGCTGGACAACGAGGCGTTCCCCTCCGTCGACCTGGCCCGGCACGTCGGACGGCTCGCGGGCACGGCCCCGGCGGTGTTCAATGCCGCCAATGAGGAGTGCGTCGAGGCGTTCCGCTCCGGCGCGCTGCCGTTTCTCGGGATCATGGAGACCGTCACGCGGGTGGTCGAGGAGCACGGCTCCCCCGGTACGGGAACCTCGCTCACCGTCGCGGACGTCCTCGAAGCGGAGACCTGGGCACGCGCCCGGGCCCGGCAACTGGCGGCACAGACGGCGGAGGCCCGTGCATGA
- a CDS encoding LacI family DNA-binding transcriptional regulator, with translation MVTLAEVAQHAGVSASTVSYVLSGKRSISTTTRQRVEESIRKLGYHPNAGARALASSRSNIIALMIPLRTDMYVPVMMEIAIAVAAGARTHGYDILLLTGEEGPDAVRRVTGSGLADAMILMDVELDDERLPLLRGTDQPSVLIGLPADTEGLTCVDLDFRATGALCVEHLAQLGHRDVAVIGEAAAVYERHTGFAERTLDGLRTRARELGLRLLHRPCEGGYDAMAATLARIFDERPDTTGFVVQNESAVEPLLALLRQQGRAVPEDVSVVAVCPEQVATQASVRLTSVALPAQEMGRRAVEQLVAKLEGRGSDEVVLLAPELTVRASSGPAPVRP, from the coding sequence ATGGTCACCCTCGCCGAGGTCGCCCAGCACGCCGGAGTCTCGGCGAGCACGGTGAGCTATGTCCTCAGCGGCAAGCGGTCCATCTCCACCACCACCCGGCAGCGGGTCGAGGAGAGCATCCGGAAGCTCGGCTACCACCCGAACGCCGGCGCCCGCGCACTGGCCAGCAGCCGGTCGAACATCATCGCCCTCATGATCCCGCTGCGCACCGACATGTACGTGCCGGTGATGATGGAGATCGCCATCGCGGTCGCGGCCGGCGCGCGCACCCACGGGTACGACATCCTGCTGCTCACCGGTGAGGAGGGCCCCGACGCGGTGCGCCGCGTCACCGGCAGCGGGCTCGCCGACGCGATGATCCTGATGGACGTCGAGCTCGACGACGAGCGGCTCCCCCTGCTGCGCGGCACCGACCAGCCGTCCGTCCTGATCGGCCTCCCCGCCGACACCGAGGGTCTCACCTGCGTCGACTTGGACTTCCGGGCGACCGGCGCGCTGTGCGTGGAGCACCTGGCGCAGCTGGGGCACCGCGATGTCGCCGTCATCGGCGAGGCAGCCGCCGTCTACGAACGGCACACCGGATTCGCCGAGCGCACCCTCGACGGGCTGCGCACGCGCGCCCGTGAGCTGGGCCTGCGGCTGCTGCACCGGCCCTGCGAGGGCGGGTACGACGCGATGGCCGCGACGCTGGCCCGCATCTTCGACGAACGCCCGGACACCACGGGCTTCGTCGTGCAGAACGAGTCGGCGGTCGAGCCGTTGCTCGCCCTGCTGCGCCAGCAGGGCCGGGCGGTGCCGGAGGACGTGTCGGTGGTCGCGGTCTGCCCGGAGCAGGTCGCCACCCAGGCCTCGGTGCGGCTCACCTCGGTCGCGCTGCCCGCGCAGGAGATGGGCCGGCGGGCCGTGGAACAGCTGGTCGCCAAGCTCGAGGGCCGCGGCAGTGACGAGGTCGTGCTGCTCGCACCGGAGCTGACCGTCCGGGCCAGCTCGGGGCCGGCGCCCGTCCGGCCCTAG
- a CDS encoding acyl-CoA dehydrogenase family protein produces MSAPPTPSSASPSRPTVTEREARQVAEAAREQDWRKPSFAKELFLGRFRLDLLHPHPLPADQDVQRGEEFLAKLRDFCETKIDGAVIERDARIPDDVITGLKELGAFGMKIDTKYGGLGLTQVYYNKALALVGSANPAIGALLSAHQSIGVPQPLKMFGTQEQQDTFLPRCARTDISAFLLTEPDVGSDPARLATTAVRDGDDYVLDGVKLWTTNGVVADLLVVMARVPKPEGGKDAEGGRGGITAFVVEAASEGITVENRNAFMGLRGLENGVTRFHRVRVPAAHRIGPEGAGLKIALTTLNTGRLSLPAMCVGAGKWCLKIAREWSAVREQWGRPVALHEAVGAKISFIAATTFALEAVLDLSSQMADEDRNDIRIEAALAKLYGSEMACLMADELVQIRGGRGFETAASLEARGERAVPAEQLLRDLRINRIFEGSTEIMHLLIAREAVDAHLSVAGDLIDPDKTLSDKARAGAQAGVFYAKWLPKLVAGPGQLPRSYADFHPSGHRDLSGHLRYVERTARKLARSTFYAMSRWQGRMETKQGFLGRIVDIGAELFAMSAACVRAEHLRAKDDHGREAYQLADAFCRQSRIRVEELFGRLWSNTDDLDRKVVKGVLGGAYEWLEQGVVDPSGNGPWIADATPGPSQRENVRRAVG; encoded by the coding sequence ATGTCCGCACCACCCACCCCCTCTTCTGCTTCTCCCTCTCGGCCAACCGTCACCGAACGTGAGGCCCGCCAGGTCGCGGAGGCGGCCCGGGAACAGGACTGGCGCAAGCCCAGCTTCGCCAAGGAGCTGTTCCTCGGCCGCTTCCGTCTCGACCTCCTCCACCCCCACCCGCTCCCGGCCGACCAGGACGTACAGCGCGGCGAGGAGTTCCTCGCCAAGCTGCGCGACTTCTGCGAGACGAAGATCGACGGGGCGGTGATCGAGCGCGACGCACGGATCCCCGACGACGTGATCACCGGGCTGAAGGAGCTGGGCGCCTTCGGCATGAAGATCGACACCAAGTACGGCGGTCTCGGCCTGACCCAGGTCTACTACAACAAGGCCCTGGCCCTGGTCGGATCCGCGAACCCCGCGATCGGCGCGCTGCTCTCCGCCCACCAGTCGATCGGCGTGCCGCAGCCGCTGAAGATGTTCGGCACCCAGGAGCAGCAGGACACGTTCCTGCCGCGCTGCGCGCGCACCGACATCTCGGCGTTCCTGCTGACCGAGCCGGACGTCGGCTCCGACCCGGCGCGACTGGCCACCACGGCCGTCCGGGACGGCGACGACTACGTCCTCGACGGCGTGAAACTGTGGACCACCAACGGTGTCGTGGCCGACCTGCTCGTGGTCATGGCCCGCGTCCCGAAGCCGGAGGGCGGCAAGGACGCGGAGGGCGGCAGGGGCGGCATCACCGCGTTCGTGGTCGAGGCGGCCTCCGAGGGCATCACGGTGGAGAACCGCAACGCCTTCATGGGCCTGCGCGGCCTGGAGAACGGCGTCACCCGCTTCCACCGCGTCCGCGTCCCGGCGGCCCACCGCATCGGCCCCGAGGGTGCCGGCCTGAAGATCGCCCTGACCACCCTCAACACCGGCCGCCTCTCCCTCCCCGCGATGTGCGTCGGCGCCGGCAAGTGGTGCCTGAAGATCGCCCGCGAGTGGTCGGCGGTGCGCGAGCAGTGGGGCAGGCCGGTCGCGCTGCACGAGGCGGTCGGCGCCAAGATCTCCTTCATCGCGGCGACGACCTTCGCCCTGGAGGCAGTCCTGGACCTCTCCTCCCAGATGGCCGACGAGGACCGCAACGACATCCGCATCGAGGCCGCCCTCGCCAAGCTCTACGGCTCGGAGATGGCCTGCCTGATGGCCGACGAACTGGTCCAGATCCGCGGCGGCCGGGGCTTCGAGACCGCGGCCTCCCTCGAAGCCCGGGGCGAACGCGCGGTCCCCGCCGAGCAACTCCTGCGGGACCTGCGCATCAACCGCATCTTCGAGGGCTCCACCGAGATCATGCACCTGCTGATCGCGCGCGAGGCGGTCGACGCCCACCTCTCGGTCGCCGGCGACCTGATCGACCCCGACAAGACCCTCTCCGACAAGGCGAGGGCGGGCGCGCAGGCCGGCGTCTTCTACGCCAAGTGGCTGCCGAAGCTCGTCGCGGGCCCCGGCCAGCTTCCCCGCTCCTACGCGGACTTCCACCCCTCCGGCCACCGGGACCTCTCCGGGCACCTGCGCTACGTCGAACGCACCGCCCGCAAGCTCGCCCGCTCCACCTTCTACGCCATGTCCCGCTGGCAGGGCCGGATGGAGACCAAGCAGGGCTTCCTTGGCCGGATCGTCGACATCGGAGCGGAGCTGTTCGCGATGAGCGCCGCGTGCGTACGCGCCGAGCACCTGCGCGCCAAGGACGACCACGGCCGCGAGGCCTACCAGCTCGCCGACGCCTTCTGCCGCCAGTCCCGCATCCGCGTCGAGGAACTCTTCGGCCGCCTGTGGAGCAACACCGACGACCTGGACCGCAAGGTCGTCAAGGGCGTGCTGGGCGGCGCGTACGAGTGGCTGGAGCAGGGCGTCGTCGACCCGTCGGGCAACGGCCCGTGGATCGCGGACGCGACACCGGGCCCGTCCCAGCGGGAGAACGTCCGCCGCGCCGTCGGCTGA
- a CDS encoding GNAT family N-acetyltransferase — MDLVIGPLDLSAHVDEALAVQAAAFGLGPDEVAVRRQIVLRHMTHPGARALGATVRGRLVGFVYGMPNDRTHWWSTVVEPYLRAQGTDAWLDDSFVITELHVHPAHQNRGAGRSLITTITDAATEPRSILSAIDTESPARGLYRSLGYQDLARRVLFPRARKPYAVMGATLPLLRRTPGR, encoded by the coding sequence ATGGACCTCGTGATCGGCCCACTGGACCTCTCCGCGCACGTGGACGAGGCCTTGGCCGTCCAAGCCGCCGCCTTCGGCCTCGGCCCCGACGAGGTGGCCGTCCGCCGTCAGATCGTCCTGCGCCACATGACCCACCCGGGAGCCAGAGCCCTCGGCGCCACCGTCCGGGGCCGTCTCGTCGGCTTCGTCTACGGCATGCCCAACGACCGCACCCACTGGTGGTCCACCGTCGTCGAGCCGTACCTCCGCGCCCAGGGCACCGACGCCTGGCTCGACGACTCCTTCGTCATCACGGAGCTCCACGTCCACCCGGCGCACCAGAACCGCGGCGCGGGCCGCTCCCTGATCACCACCATCACCGACGCCGCCACCGAGCCCCGCTCGATCCTCTCCGCGATCGACACCGAGAGCCCCGCCCGCGGCCTCTACCGTTCACTCGGCTACCAGGACCTCGCCCGCCGGGTCCTCTTCCCCCGCGCCCGCAAGCCGTACGCGGTCATGGGCGCCACCCTCCCCCTGCTGAGGCGCACCCCCGGTCGATAA
- the ispG gene encoding flavodoxin-dependent (E)-4-hydroxy-3-methylbut-2-enyl-diphosphate synthase, protein MTAISLGMPDVPTRLAERRKSRQIQVGPVAVGGDAPVSVQSMTTTRTSDIGATLQQIAELTASGCQIVRVACPTQDDADALPVIAKKSQIPVIADIHFQPKYVFAAIEAGCAAVRVNPGNIKQFDDKVKEIAKAAKDHGTPIRIGVNAGSLDRRLLQKYGRATPEALAESALWEASLFEEHDFRDIKISVKHNDPVVMVEAYRQLAAQCDYPLHLGVTEAGPAFQGTIKSAVAFGALLSQGIGDTIRVSLSAPPVEEIKVGIQILESLNLRQRGLEIVSCPSCGRAQVDVYKLAEEVTAGLEGMEVPLRVAVMGCVVNGPGEAREADLGVASGNGKGQIFVKGEVVKTVPESKIVETLIDEAMKIAEQMEKDGVASGEPSVAVAG, encoded by the coding sequence ATGACTGCGATTTCTCTCGGCATGCCGGACGTTCCGACCAGGCTCGCGGAGCGCCGCAAGAGCCGGCAGATCCAGGTCGGACCCGTGGCGGTGGGCGGCGACGCCCCCGTGTCGGTGCAGTCCATGACCACCACCCGCACCTCCGACATCGGCGCCACCCTCCAGCAGATCGCCGAGCTGACGGCGTCGGGCTGCCAGATCGTCCGGGTGGCCTGCCCCACCCAGGACGACGCCGACGCGCTGCCCGTCATCGCGAAGAAGTCGCAGATCCCGGTGATCGCGGACATCCACTTCCAGCCCAAGTACGTCTTCGCCGCGATCGAGGCCGGCTGCGCGGCGGTCCGCGTGAACCCGGGCAACATCAAGCAGTTCGACGACAAGGTCAAGGAGATCGCCAAGGCGGCGAAGGACCACGGCACGCCCATCCGCATCGGCGTGAACGCGGGCTCGCTGGACCGCCGCCTGCTCCAGAAGTACGGCAGGGCGACCCCGGAGGCGCTGGCCGAGTCCGCCCTCTGGGAGGCGTCGCTCTTCGAGGAGCACGACTTCCGGGACATCAAGATCTCGGTCAAGCACAACGACCCGGTCGTGATGGTCGAGGCGTACCGCCAGCTCGCCGCCCAGTGCGACTACCCCCTCCACCTCGGCGTGACCGAGGCGGGCCCGGCGTTCCAGGGCACCATCAAGTCGGCGGTCGCCTTCGGCGCGCTCCTCTCCCAGGGCATCGGCGACACCATCCGCGTCTCCCTCTCCGCCCCGCCGGTCGAGGAGATCAAGGTCGGCATCCAGATCCTGGAGTCGCTGAACCTGCGCCAGCGCGGCCTGGAGATCGTCTCCTGCCCGTCCTGCGGCCGCGCCCAGGTCGACGTCTACAAGCTGGCCGAAGAGGTCACCGCCGGTCTGGAAGGCATGGAGGTGCCGCTGCGCGTCGCCGTCATGGGCTGCGTCGTCAACGGCCCCGGCGAGGCCCGCGAGGCCGACCTCGGCGTCGCCTCCGGCAACGGCAAGGGCCAGATCTTCGTCAAGGGCGAGGTCGTCAAGACCGTCCCCGAGTCCAAGATCGTGGAGACCCTCATCGACGAGGCCATGAAGATCGCCGAGCAGATGGAGAAGGACGGCGTGGCCTCCGGCGAACCGTCCGTCGCCGTGGCCGGCTGA